A DNA window from bacterium contains the following coding sequences:
- a CDS encoding NAD(P)-dependent alcohol dehydrogenase: MTSTFAYAAHNPKDPLSPLSINRRALGPRDILIRIDYCGVCHSDIHQARDEWGGSIFPMVPGHEIVGTVISLGKDVKRYHMGDSVGVGCMVDSCRQCSSCQVGLEQYCEGKLVFTYNSTEKDGTPTYGGYSSQIVVGEDFVLKIPDSLALDKTAPLLCAGITTYSPLVHWKAGPGKKIAVVGLGGLGHMAVKLAKAMGAEVTVLSQSLKKKEDGLRLGASHFYSTADAATFKKLSKSFDLILNTVSVDLDWNQYLNLLKRDGTLVLLGVPPKAPPVEAFSLIGARRNLAGSLIGGIAETQEMLNFCGKHQIVSDIELIPMAFINQAYERMIRGDVRYRFVIDMKSLG; the protein is encoded by the coding sequence ATGACTTCTACTTTTGCCTATGCAGCCCACAACCCTAAAGATCCTTTAAGCCCCCTCTCCATCAACCGTCGCGCTTTAGGACCACGCGATATATTAATCCGCATTGATTATTGCGGTGTTTGCCATTCAGATATTCATCAGGCCCGCGATGAATGGGGCGGTTCCATTTTTCCCATGGTTCCCGGTCACGAAATTGTAGGCACCGTTATTTCCCTGGGAAAGGACGTGAAAAGGTACCACATGGGCGATAGCGTAGGTGTTGGCTGCATGGTGGATTCGTGCCGCCAGTGCTCGTCGTGCCAAGTAGGGCTGGAGCAATATTGTGAGGGAAAACTTGTTTTTACCTATAATTCTACAGAAAAGGACGGAACCCCTACTTATGGCGGGTATTCAAGCCAAATTGTGGTGGGCGAGGATTTTGTGCTTAAAATTCCTGATTCGTTAGCGCTAGATAAAACCGCTCCTCTCTTGTGCGCCGGCATCACCACCTACTCGCCGCTGGTTCATTGGAAAGCGGGACCTGGTAAAAAAATAGCCGTGGTAGGCTTGGGAGGGCTAGGGCATATGGCCGTTAAACTGGCCAAAGCCATGGGAGCCGAAGTAACTGTATTAAGCCAATCGCTGAAAAAAAAGGAGGATGGTTTACGACTAGGCGCTTCGCATTTTTACTCTACGGCAGATGCTGCCACTTTTAAAAAATTATCCAAATCATTTGATTTGATCCTCAATACAGTATCGGTAGATTTGGATTGGAATCAGTATTTAAATCTCCTAAAACGAGACGGCACCCTGGTACTACTGGGTGTTCCACCCAAAGCGCCTCCGGTAGAAGCTTTTAGCTTGATTGGAGCCAGAAGAAATTTGGCAGGTTCTTTAATCGGAGGCATTGCCGAAACACAGGAGATGCTCAATTTTTGTGGCAAGCACCAGATTGTATCCGATATTGAACTCATCCCGATGGCCTTCATCAACCAAGCTTACGAACGCATGATTCGCGGGGATGTGCGCTACCGTTTTGTAATCGACATGAAATCCTTGGGTTAA